The sequence below is a genomic window from Nitrobacter winogradskyi Nb-255.
TTCGCGATCGCCTGGCCGCCGATCTCGGCGCCGTTGATCCGGACATCCGCGTTGAGCACCGGACGGCTGTAGAGATCGTCGCCCTCGGCACGCAGATCGAAGTTCCGGATCTTCGTGGTGGCGGCCCGAAGCCCCGTGCCCTTGCTGACAAGGCGGACGGACTGCCGCCCGCCGTCGTCGGACAGCGCAAGGTCGAGTGAAGCCGCGCCTGCAAGATCGATGAGGGCGAGCGGTGCGATGTCCGCCAGCGAGTCGGCCGCGAAGCGAAGCTGTCCGCGCGCGAGGTTTTGCGCGTCGATCGTGCCCGCGCCCTTCAGCGACACCGACCCGATAGTGATGTCGATGGTCCTGGCGTCCCAGCCCGCGAAGGCAGGCGCGGGCTTGTTGCGCGCATCCTGATCGATCTTGGTGTTGGGGGCGTGCTCCATCGGACGGCGGCTCGCCTGAACGATGCCGCGCGCAGGCTTGCCGTCAATGGCGCCGTCGAGTCTGACGTCGATGGCGCAGGGTCCGTTGATGTCGGCGACCGTGACGTTCAGTCCCAGATGCGGGATCGGGCGCTGCATCGTCGTCACGTGATCCAGCGCCGCCGTGAGCGATAGTCCGGGATGCGCGAGTCCTCCAGTCAGCCGCGCGTCGAGCGACGCCACGCCGGCCAGGCGCGCATCGGTCGCCGCGAGATTCGGAAGCTCGATACGCGCCGCGAGGTCGCTTGCGTCGCGGGTCAGGCTTCCCTTGGCGCGAACCGTGACATGGGCGGCGTCCAGCGAAGCCGCGCGGACCGTGTATGTATCGTTGCCGCCGGACGAAAAATCGGCGGCGAGGGTGACGCGTGGTCCCGCAAGTCCATCAAGCGCCGGAAGGCCGGTGGCGAAGCGGTCGCCGGTGCCGGAGAGCTTTGCGTCGATGCGGCCGCGTCGAAGGTCGCCGTCGAGATCGAGGCCCAGCCTCACCGCGCCCGCAAGCTGTAATCCGGCAAGGCCGCCGAAGCGGCCGAGATCGGGCACGGCGCCGGTCGCATGACCGCGCAGCCGGTCCCGGCTGGCTTCACCCGTATAGGCAGCCTGAATGGTGGAGGTGCCGGCTTCCAGGCGCTCTATCTTTGCTTGGCCACCGAGATTCGTGCTGCCCTTGAGCACGAGGGATGCGCTGTCGCCGATTGCTGCCGCGAGAGCAGGGTCTCGCAGCGCGATGCCGGACGCGCGAAGGCTGGCGTCGATCGCGACGGTCGTGGCGAGGTCGTTGAGTTCAGCGTCTGGAATGACGTTGATCGAGGCTTCGAGCGCGTCAAGGTTGCCGTCGGGTAAACGGGCATCGGACACCGCGAGCTTTGCTGAAACGCGGGGCGCTTTCGCCAGGCCGTTGACGCGGCCGTCGAAGGTGAGGCTGCGGATCGAGCCCTGGTCGGTTTCGGTGACGTCACCGTTGCTCGGCAGCGAGCGAACGGTCGCCGAGAAATCCATCATCTTGTCGGCGCCGAGCGCGCCCTTCACCTCGAGCCGGGCGAGACGGCTGGTGAGCGTCAACCCGTCCATGGCCACGCTGCCGTCGTCACCGATGCGCGTCGCGCTATCGAGTCTGGTTTCGCCGGCAAAGACGGAGGCGGCAAGCGGCGGCAGCCATGGTCCGAGATGACCGTTGATCCGGGTCGCGAGAACCCGGCCGGTCCCGCTCCGGTCGAGCATGATGGCGCCGGTCGCATCGATGGTGGGGCCGGCCTGGAATTTCAACGCGCCGCGAAAGCTGTCGAGCGTACCCTTGCCGCGAAGCGCGAAGGCGATCGGCGGTTCGTCGGGAAACCGGCCGAGCTTGGATAATAGTCCGTGGGATGGCTCGTCGAGAGAAACGTCGAGGGTGAGGGCGTTGCTCTTCGGTACGAAGGCAAGCTCCACCTTGAAACGGCCAGGGGAATCCTTGCGGGTCGCGTCGAGATTGAAGACGAGCCCCTCCGAGGGCGAGCCCAGTTCGGTGTTTCCGGTCGCCGCGACGCTTACGGCCTTGCCGAGAACCGGCTCACCGAGCACCAGCGCGTGAAGATCGAACGCCTTCACCTGCACCTTCACCGGAAGATCGGGCAGGATCGACTGGCTGGACTCCGCTGCGGATGGCCCCGGCTGTGCAGCCGGTGCGCTCGGTTCGGTGTCGGGCTGGCCGGTCTCCACGGCAGGCTGCTCGGGCTCTGCGACGGGCTGGTCCGCGGCTAGCGGCTTCCGACGGATCTCGAGCGTGCCGATCTCGAGGCGGTCGATCTCCAGTCGTCCCAGCAGCAGCGCGGTACGCCGCCAGACGAGGCGGGCGCGATCGAGCTTCAGCCAGGTGCCTTCCTTGTCGGTGATGGTCACGTCGCGGATCGTGGCGTCGGATGATAACGCGCCATCCACGGCCCCGATATGCACCTGGGTTGCCGGCGTGGAGAGCGTCCGCGACACAAGGCCGGCGAGAAGGTCCTGCTGATTGTCGCCGATCCCTCCGATCATCTTGTAGGCAACGACGCCCGCCGCCGTGACGCCGGCGAGCCCGAGCGCTGCGGCAGCGGCGAGCATGATGGTCCGCCGCGCGCGCATCAGAACGCCTGCCCGATGCTGACATAGACTGCCCAGCGGCTGTCGCCGGGGCGGGGGTTCAACGGTGTAGCGACATCGAGGCGGATCGGCCCGACCGGTGTGAGATAACGCAGGCCGATGCCCGCGCCGTAGCCGACATACTCGTCGAAGTTCGGCAGCGATGAACTGGAGGCGGTGCCGAAATCGACGAACGGCACGACGCCGATGGTCGGCGTGACCTTCACCCGCATCTCGGCGGAGCCTTCGAGCAGACTGCGGCCGCCAATGATCTTGCCGAACATCATCGGCGAGATCGTGTTGAAAATGAACCCGCGGACGGAGCCGCCGCCGCCGGAGAAGAAGCGGTGCGCATCCGGAATGCGGGCCAGCGGCGCGCCAACGAGCGAGCCTGCCGCCAACCGGCCCGCCAGCACATAGTTGGCATCTTCGTCGAGTGCGTAATAAGTCGAGCCCGCGATCCGCGCTTCATAGAGATCGATCGTTGAGCCCATCAGCTTCGAATAGGCGTTGATTGTCGCGGCGAGACGCACCCCGCGCGTCGGATCGAGCAGGTTGTCGGTTGTATCATAGCGTCCGCTGGTAGCGACGCCGATCAGCGTCGCATCGACCCGCCCGAGCACGTCCTGCGATTGCGATCGCTCAATCTGGAGACCGGCCTGGACCGAGGCCATCTCCGAAAAGCGGTGGATCACGCCGACGGTGCCGCGCACCGCATCATTGGTGTAGCCGCCGAGGTCGTTGTTGCCGACGCGCTCGCGAAAGGCGGTGGCCTCGACGAGAAGGTCGTTGGGCGTACCGTAAAGCCCCGGCTTGAGGAACGTCGCGGTGAACCGCCCGCCGAAATCGGAGGCGCGGATATCGCCGAAGTTCAAGGAGGAGGAGCCATCGAGCCGCCGCAGCAGCGAGGCGGATGCATCGAGCCGCAGGCGCTCGGCGTTGCCGAACAGGTTGCGGTGCTCGTAATAGGTGGAGACGCCGGGACCGTCGATGGTTGAATATCGCGCCGACAAACCTGCCGCGTGCTTCGGCCTTTCGGTCACGTCGATGAAGATTGGCACGTTGCCGTTGGCGTCGAGCTCGTCGCCCTCGCGGATGCGGATGCCGCCGATCGCCGGGATCCTGGCGATCGAGGTTTTCATCAGCACCAGGCGCTCGGGCGAGTAAGGCTCGCCTTCGCGCAGATGGACATGGGTCGCGACCACGCGCGGATCGATATCCCCGCTGCCTGAAATCGCGACATGGCCGATGCCGGCTTTGGGACCGGCTTCGACCCGCAACCGAAAATCCATCGCGGTGGCCGCATGATCCACGGTGGCTTTCACGTCCGCGACCTTCGCGAGCGGATGACCGTTGCTGCGAAACCAGTCGATGAGTTTCAGCTGCGCCGTTCGCAGGTCGGCGGAAATCGCCGGATCGCCGGGCTTCAGCGGGAAGGCGCGACGCGGCAGCCGCTGCGGCGCCATCTCGCGCGGATAATCGACATCAACGGCGCGCAGCTTGAATACCGGGCCGAGCCGCGCGACGACCTTGACGGGAATGATCTCCCGATTGCGAAAGCTCTCCGCTCGATGCACCGCGGCGGCGAGATCGATCTCGTCAA
It includes:
- a CDS encoding autotransporter assembly complex protein TamA, yielding MSYRLEIEARSADGKKDSDAVQALRDASATYRLRQAPPTDGEGLVRRLQADINPLLDALWGLGRYNAKIDVTIDGVPVTLDEIDLAAAVHRAESFRNREIIPVKVVARLGPVFKLRAVDVDYPREMAPQRLPRRAFPLKPGDPAISADLRTAQLKLIDWFRSNGHPLAKVADVKATVDHAATAMDFRLRVEAGPKAGIGHVAISGSGDIDPRVVATHVHLREGEPYSPERLVLMKTSIARIPAIGGIRIREGDELDANGNVPIFIDVTERPKHAAGLSARYSTIDGPGVSTYYEHRNLFGNAERLRLDASASLLRRLDGSSSLNFGDIRASDFGGRFTATFLKPGLYGTPNDLLVEATAFRERVGNNDLGGYTNDAVRGTVGVIHRFSEMASVQAGLQIERSQSQDVLGRVDATLIGVATSGRYDTTDNLLDPTRGVRLAATINAYSKLMGSTIDLYEARIAGSTYYALDEDANYVLAGRLAAGSLVGAPLARIPDAHRFFSGGGGSVRGFIFNTISPMMFGKIIGGRSLLEGSAEMRVKVTPTIGVVPFVDFGTASSSSLPNFDEYVGYGAGIGLRYLTPVGPIRLDVATPLNPRPGDSRWAVYVSIGQAF
- a CDS encoding translocation/assembly module TamB domain-containing protein; the protein is MRARRTIMLAAAAALGLAGVTAAGVVAYKMIGGIGDNQQDLLAGLVSRTLSTPATQVHIGAVDGALSSDATIRDVTITDKEGTWLKLDRARLVWRRTALLLGRLEIDRLEIGTLEIRRKPLAADQPVAEPEQPAVETGQPDTEPSAPAAQPGPSAAESSQSILPDLPVKVQVKAFDLHALVLGEPVLGKAVSVAATGNTELGSPSEGLVFNLDATRKDSPGRFKVELAFVPKSNALTLDVSLDEPSHGLLSKLGRFPDEPPIAFALRGKGTLDSFRGALKFQAGPTIDATGAIMLDRSGTGRVLATRINGHLGPWLPPLAASVFAGETRLDSATRIGDDGSVAMDGLTLTSRLARLEVKGALGADKMMDFSATVRSLPSNGDVTETDQGSIRSLTFDGRVNGLAKAPRVSAKLAVSDARLPDGNLDALEASINVIPDAELNDLATTVAIDASLRASGIALRDPALAAAIGDSASLVLKGSTNLGGQAKIERLEAGTSTIQAAYTGEASRDRLRGHATGAVPDLGRFGGLAGLQLAGAVRLGLDLDGDLRRGRIDAKLSGTGDRFATGLPALDGLAGPRVTLAADFSSGGNDTYTVRAASLDAAHVTVRAKGSLTRDASDLAARIELPNLAATDARLAGVASLDARLTGGLAHPGLSLTAALDHVTTMQRPIPHLGLNVTVADINGPCAIDVRLDGAIDGKPARGIVQASRRPMEHAPNTKIDQDARNKPAPAFAGWDARTIDITIGSVSLKGAGTIDAQNLARGQLRFAADSLADIAPLALIDLAGAASLDLALSDDGGRQSVRLVSKGTGLRAATTKIRNFDLRAEGDDLYSRPVLNADVRINGAEIGGQAIANATLSAKGNADASTIGLSAKAAGFNLDAAGVLTPKERIRFDLNRFTAKRGARTIALQRPASFTLDDGTVMIRHLAIGIGGGRFTLDGTAGKALDLKAVASAVPLAEADVAIPGLGLGGTLDASAEIGGSASSPTGQYKISVKRLTAPQARNAGVPPIDITLDGRLEKTRTKLNATASAGKAGTFTAAGTVPFDASETIAMTAKGRLDAAVANAMLSASGRTVSGIVQLDARVSGTRAKPQVGGFAAMSGGSFRDSQVGMRLDAIEAKVTAEGERISIERLSATTPNGGALSGSGQIRIAPDAGFPGTVSIRGKQATLAASALATARANLDVNVTGALARDPKISGRVDLTHVSVDIPERLPSTLKPIDGIDHVNATGQAAVRLAAARKAEAAEKSNGKARQALFNAALDITVSAPNHVFVHGRGVNAELGGSLRVGGTTNKPVTKGAFSLYRGKMTALGKTLNFTKGNLSFNGDLAPELDFAAEIEASDITAQIGISGPAAAPVFAFTSRPELPQDEILSRILFQKASGNLTTAQALQLAQVAAQFAGGGDGVLDRMRRSLGVDSLDVSVGSGGGPMVGASRAIGDRLSVGVRTGATPSQSGLSANVDVTRHIRVESDVDARGATSMGVGMKFEW